One part of the Olleya sp. YS genome encodes these proteins:
- a CDS encoding T9SS type A sorting domain-containing protein: MKQLYFTSLLLLTLSFGFAQPANDDCSNAQIITVSTTNLNVPFDINTATLNNQEGCSGTTADYADVWFEFTMPTNGNLYIDGSLSWNQFAIYDSCGGTELNCFSSNGLLDNLVSGTTYTLRVFRASGTANNTSYQSFSIIAYDTVTNDDCTSSENISVTATNTTVNFEIAGAEINNEVGCSGTINDYLDIWYDFTMPFDGNLYIEGSISWNNFALYDTCSGTEIQCGSANEFVEGLISGTNYKLRVFRTVATADNTSYKAFSIVAYQSVANDTCAAAENITVTTTGSTVNFEIAGAEINNEEGCSGTTNDYLDIWYDFTMPVNGNLYIDGSINWNNFALYDACSGTEIQCGSANEFIEGLTATTNYKLRVFRTIATADNNSYKSFFIRAFETVTNDDCASAENITVTTDQQTINFDIGGASINNEEGCTGTTNDYADIWYEFTMPVNGNLLVNGAINWNNFALYDACSGTEIQCGSSSEQFDGLTATTNYKLRVFRTLANTDNNNYRSFTIQAFEIITNDDCASAETINVLSGTPTTVNFGIAGANVNNEEGCSGGTVADYADIWYDFTMPEDGFIIIDGTINWNNFAVYDACAGTQLGCFSASGNVGGLTNGTTYKLRLFRGASTATNTNYKSFTIESSATLSTDDLSLDKKVTIFPNPAEDFVQIKTSLDIDLISLYDINGRLILDIPYTERLSLEHLDSGVYFLKLKSKNLITTKKIIKN, encoded by the coding sequence ATGAAACAACTTTACTTTACATCCCTCTTGCTACTAACTCTGTCATTCGGATTTGCTCAACCAGCAAACGATGATTGCTCAAATGCACAGATAATTACTGTTAGTACTACTAATTTAAATGTCCCTTTTGATATTAATACTGCCACTTTAAACAACCAAGAAGGCTGTTCTGGTACGACTGCAGATTATGCTGATGTTTGGTTTGAATTTACAATGCCAACCAATGGAAATCTATATATAGATGGTTCTTTATCTTGGAACCAATTTGCCATTTACGATAGTTGTGGAGGCACAGAATTAAACTGTTTCTCTAGCAATGGGCTTTTAGATAATTTAGTATCTGGAACGACTTATACACTCAGAGTTTTTAGAGCTTCTGGAACCGCTAACAATACGTCTTATCAAAGTTTTAGTATCATAGCTTATGATACGGTAACAAATGACGATTGTACTTCATCAGAAAATATTTCAGTAACTGCTACTAATACTACAGTAAATTTTGAAATTGCTGGTGCAGAAATAAACAACGAAGTAGGATGTTCCGGAACAATCAATGATTACTTAGACATTTGGTATGATTTTACTATGCCTTTTGACGGAAATCTTTATATAGAAGGCTCAATTAGTTGGAATAATTTTGCACTATATGACACATGTAGTGGTACAGAAATCCAGTGCGGAAGTGCTAACGAGTTTGTTGAAGGCTTAATATCTGGAACTAACTACAAACTACGTGTTTTCAGAACTGTAGCTACTGCAGATAATACAAGTTATAAAGCTTTTAGCATTGTTGCCTACCAATCCGTTGCTAATGATACTTGTGCTGCTGCGGAAAACATAACCGTTACAACAACAGGTTCTACAGTCAATTTTGAGATTGCTGGTGCGGAAATTAATAATGAAGAAGGTTGCTCAGGTACAACAAACGATTACCTAGACATTTGGTATGATTTTACAATGCCTGTAAACGGAAATCTGTACATAGATGGTTCCATCAACTGGAATAATTTTGCGCTTTACGATGCATGTAGTGGGACAGAAATACAATGTGGTAGTGCTAACGAATTTATTGAAGGTCTTACAGCTACTACCAACTACAAACTGCGCGTGTTTAGAACTATTGCAACCGCAGACAACAATAGCTATAAATCTTTTTTTATTAGAGCATTTGAGACCGTGACTAATGACGATTGTGCTTCTGCTGAAAATATAACAGTAACGACTGACCAACAAACCATTAATTTTGATATTGGTGGTGCCTCAATAAATAATGAAGAAGGCTGTACTGGTACAACAAACGACTATGCAGACATTTGGTATGAATTTACAATGCCAGTAAATGGTAATCTTTTAGTAAATGGAGCTATCAATTGGAATAATTTTGCTCTTTACGACGCATGCAGTGGGACAGAAATACAATGTGGTAGCTCAAGTGAGCAGTTTGACGGTCTTACCGCAACTACCAACTATAAACTACGTGTATTTAGAACACTGGCTAACACAGATAATAATAACTACCGTAGTTTTACCATACAAGCATTTGAAATAATAACTAACGACGATTGTGCTTCTGCTGAAACTATTAACGTTTTATCAGGAACACCAACTACAGTTAATTTTGGTATCGCTGGTGCTAATGTAAATAATGAAGAAGGATGTTCTGGCGGAACTGTTGCAGACTATGCAGATATTTGGTATGATTTTACAATGCCAGAAGATGGATTTATAATTATAGATGGCACAATTAATTGGAATAATTTTGCAGTATATGATGCCTGTGCAGGAACACAACTAGGATGTTTTAGTGCTTCTGGAAACGTTGGTGGTTTAACTAACGGAACAACTTATAAATTACGCTTATTTAGAGGTGCATCTACAGCAACTAACACTAATTATAAAAGCTTTACTATAGAAAGCAGTGCAACTTTAAGCACAGATGATTTATCATTAGATAAAAAAGTAACAATTTTTCCAAATCCAGCAGAAGATTTTGTTCAAATAAAGACAAGTTTAGATATTGATTTAATAAGTCTTTATGATATTAATGGACGATTGATTTTGGATATTCCTTATACTGAAAGACTGAGTTTAGAGCACTTAGATTCTGGAGTTTATTTCCTAAAATTAAAATCTAAGAATCTAATAACAACAAAAAAAATCATAAAAAATTAA
- a CDS encoding lipocalin family protein — MRKILFAFLGLCALSCSSDDDSNTDTTPAIVGTWVISEFNVENDSFDLNNDGVESSDLIAETGCYQGESIVFNADGTGSVTYTTDLDLTLTNQNNVETFSYVCEEDNFIFNFTWTQSANGSFVASAGGEDVIFTLPSNNVLVRPSFFEYEIVFLDANGDVSSTTFSDSDATNVFVKQ; from the coding sequence ATGAGAAAAATATTATTTGCTTTTTTAGGTTTATGTGCTCTATCATGTTCAAGTGATGACGACTCTAATACTGATACAACACCTGCTATTGTAGGTACTTGGGTAATATCTGAGTTTAATGTTGAAAATGATTCATTTGATTTGAATAACGATGGAGTTGAGTCAAGTGATCTTATTGCTGAAACCGGTTGCTATCAAGGAGAATCGATTGTTTTTAATGCAGATGGTACAGGTAGTGTTACTTATACTACGGATTTAGACCTTACGCTTACAAACCAGAATAATGTAGAAACCTTTAGCTACGTATGTGAAGAAGATAATTTTATATTTAATTTTACTTGGACTCAGTCGGCTAATGGAAGTTTTGTTGCCAGCGCTGGTGGAGAAGATGTTATTTTTACTTTACCTTCAAATAATGTATTAGTAAGACCTAGTTTTTTTGAATATGAAATAGTATTTCTTGACGCCAATGGAGATGTGTCAAGCACTACTTTTTCAGATTCTGATGCTACTAATGTTTTTGTAAAGCAATAA
- the polA gene encoding DNA polymerase I, which translates to MSDQKRLFLVDAYALIFRGYYAFIKNPRINSKGEDTSAIMGFMNSLLDVIKRERPDHLAVCFDKGGSTDRVEMFEAYKANRDETPEGIRTAIPHICNILEAMHIPIMVKEGYEADDVIGTLSRQAEKEGYKVFMVTPDKDFAQLVTENIFMYRPVFGGGYETWGIPEVQKKFEVTDPMQVIDFLGMMGDSSDNIPGLPGVGEKTAKKFLAAYGSMENLLANTHELKGKMKEKIEANGELGLLSKKLATIMLDVPVTFNAKDFELDHPDVEKVKEIFQELEFRRLTDNFVKTFTSGAEATSKSNTNGTVTSSTSSSLSTGSVEKSSNSTSVSSSNSNAGAGQFSLFGAEPSSATETVSEYTRKTIETTSHFYQSVAPGMATKLFIKNLMNQTSVCFDTETTGLNPLTAELVGIAFSWEVGKGFYLPFPEDRQEAQSIIEELRCFFESETIEKVGQNLKYDIKVLAKYNVEVKGKLFDTMLAHYLINPDMRHNMDVLAETYLNYTPVSITELIGKKGKNQLSMRDVPLEKQTEYAVEDADITLQLKEHFEKELGEANTQKLFNDIEVPLLRVLAAMELEGINLDETFLNSLSEELDNDIKTLEAKIYDVAGEEFNIASPKQLGIILFEKLKLVDKPKKTKTGQYKTGEDILSYLAKDHEIIQNILDYRGLAKLKSTYVDALPLQVEPTTGRVHTDYMQTVAATGRLSSNNPNLQNIPIRTERGRQVRKAFVPRNDDYILLAADYSQIELRIIAALSKEETMIEAFKNGEDIHASTASKVFNVPIEEVTREQRSNAKTVNFGIIYGVSAFGLSNQTDLSRSEAKELIDTYYETYPKLKKYMSEQVDFARDNGYVKTVLDRRRYLKDINSRNAVVRGAAERNAVNAPIQGSAADIIKIAMINIYNKLSHGNFKTKMLLQVHDELVFDVYKPELDEMKTLIKTEMENAFKMEVPLDVEVDTGLNWLEAH; encoded by the coding sequence ATGTCAGATCAAAAACGCCTTTTTTTAGTTGATGCTTATGCACTTATATTTCGTGGTTATTACGCCTTTATAAAAAACCCACGAATCAATTCTAAAGGAGAAGACACCTCAGCTATTATGGGTTTTATGAACTCGTTATTAGACGTTATTAAACGTGAACGTCCAGACCATTTAGCGGTATGTTTTGATAAAGGTGGTAGTACAGATAGAGTCGAAATGTTTGAAGCTTATAAAGCAAATAGAGACGAAACACCAGAAGGTATTCGTACCGCAATTCCGCATATCTGTAATATTCTGGAAGCCATGCATATTCCAATCATGGTAAAAGAAGGTTATGAAGCAGATGATGTCATTGGTACATTATCCCGTCAAGCGGAAAAAGAAGGTTATAAAGTCTTTATGGTCACTCCAGATAAAGATTTTGCGCAACTAGTTACCGAAAACATTTTTATGTATAGACCTGTTTTTGGTGGTGGTTATGAAACTTGGGGCATCCCAGAAGTACAGAAAAAATTTGAAGTCACAGACCCAATGCAAGTCATTGACTTTTTGGGTATGATGGGAGATTCTAGCGATAATATTCCTGGACTTCCAGGTGTTGGAGAAAAAACTGCGAAGAAGTTTTTAGCAGCCTACGGAAGTATGGAAAATCTTTTAGCTAATACACACGAGCTTAAAGGTAAAATGAAAGAAAAGATTGAGGCGAATGGTGAGTTGGGTTTACTATCTAAGAAATTAGCAACCATTATGTTAGATGTTCCTGTAACGTTTAACGCTAAAGATTTTGAACTCGATCATCCAGATGTTGAAAAAGTAAAAGAAATATTTCAAGAATTAGAGTTTAGACGACTCACAGATAATTTTGTAAAAACCTTTACGTCTGGTGCAGAAGCTACTTCCAAATCAAATACTAATGGAACTGTCACTTCGAGCACTTCGTCTTCGCTCAGTACAGGCTCTGTCGAGAAGTCTTCAAATTCAACCTCAGTTTCAAGTTCAAATTCTAACGCAGGTGCAGGACAATTTTCATTGTTTGGAGCAGAACCTTCATCTGCGACTGAAACCGTTTCAGAATACACTAGAAAAACCATTGAAACTACCTCGCATTTTTACCAAAGCGTTGCGCCAGGAATGGCAACCAAACTATTCATTAAAAATTTAATGAATCAAACTAGCGTATGTTTTGATACGGAAACCACAGGACTTAATCCATTAACTGCTGAGTTGGTAGGTATTGCATTTTCTTGGGAAGTTGGTAAAGGCTTTTATTTACCTTTTCCAGAAGACAGACAAGAAGCACAATCTATTATCGAAGAATTACGATGTTTTTTTGAAAGTGAAACCATCGAAAAAGTAGGACAGAATTTAAAGTACGATATCAAAGTACTTGCAAAATATAATGTCGAAGTTAAAGGTAAACTGTTTGACACCATGTTAGCGCATTATTTAATCAATCCTGACATGCGTCACAATATGGATGTGTTGGCAGAAACCTATTTAAACTACACACCAGTATCTATCACAGAACTGATTGGTAAAAAAGGGAAGAATCAATTGTCTATGCGTGATGTTCCGTTAGAGAAACAAACCGAATACGCAGTAGAGGATGCAGATATCACACTTCAACTAAAAGAGCATTTTGAAAAAGAATTAGGCGAAGCCAACACCCAAAAACTATTTAATGATATCGAAGTGCCTTTACTTCGTGTACTGGCTGCAATGGAACTAGAAGGTATTAATTTAGATGAAACATTCTTAAATAGTTTGTCTGAAGAGTTGGATAACGACATCAAAACCTTAGAAGCTAAAATTTACGATGTTGCTGGTGAAGAATTTAATATCGCGTCACCAAAGCAATTGGGTATTATTTTATTCGAAAAATTAAAACTCGTCGATAAGCCTAAAAAAACAAAAACTGGTCAGTACAAAACAGGAGAAGATATTTTATCCTATTTAGCCAAAGACCATGAGATTATCCAAAACATTTTAGACTATCGTGGACTTGCAAAATTAAAAAGTACCTATGTAGATGCGTTACCGCTTCAAGTTGAACCTACAACTGGTCGTGTGCACACAGATTATATGCAAACCGTTGCTGCAACAGGACGATTAAGTAGTAATAATCCTAATTTACAGAACATCCCAATACGAACTGAACGTGGTCGTCAAGTGCGAAAAGCGTTTGTACCACGTAACGACGACTATATTTTACTAGCAGCCGATTACAGCCAAATAGAACTGCGTATTATTGCTGCATTAAGTAAAGAAGAAACCATGATTGAAGCCTTTAAAAATGGTGAAGATATTCATGCGTCGACTGCATCTAAAGTGTTTAATGTGCCTATTGAAGAGGTGACTAGAGAGCAACGTAGCAATGCCAAAACCGTAAACTTTGGGATTATTTATGGTGTGTCTGCTTTTGGACTAAGTAACCAAACCGATTTGTCTCGTAGCGAAGCCAAAGAGTTGATAGATACCTATTACGAAACCTACCCTAAGCTTAAAAAATACATGAGCGAGCAAGTCGATTTTGCGCGTGATAACGGTTACGTAAAAACCGTTTTAGACAGACGTCGTTATTTAAAAGATATTAATAGTCGTAACGCTGTAGTGCGTGGAGCTGCAGAACGTAATGCGGTAAACGCACCAATACAAGGTAGTGCTGCAGATATTATTAAAATTGCCATGATTAATATTTATAATAAGTTATCCCACGGAAATTTTAAAACTAAAATGCTCTTACAAGTGCATGATGAATTGGTCTTTGATGTCTATAAACCTGAACTTGACGAAATGAAAACCTTGATTAAAACCGAAATGGAGAATGCTTTTAAAATGGAGGTTCCGTTAGATGTTGAAGTCGATACTGGTTTGAATTGGTTGGAGGCGCATTAA
- a CDS encoding helix-turn-helix transcriptional regulator, producing the protein MVNKFLLKEFGLRIRELRLENKLSQEKLSFKTGFHRTYIGMIERGERNISLTNIAVFSKAFEIEISELLNFENQNPKLSFNDYQLKTEE; encoded by the coding sequence ATGGTAAATAAATTCCTTCTTAAAGAATTTGGGCTAAGAATTCGAGAGTTAAGACTTGAGAATAAACTGAGTCAAGAAAAACTATCTTTTAAAACAGGTTTTCACAGAACATACATTGGTATGATTGAAAGAGGTGAACGTAATATTTCACTAACTAATATTGCAGTCTTTTCAAAAGCATTTGAAATCGAGATTTCTGAATTGCTGAATTTTGAAAATCAGAACCCAAAACTAAGCTTTAATGATTATCAATTGAAAACCGAAGAATAA